The following are from one region of the Paracoccus sp. S3-43 genome:
- a CDS encoding YHS domain-containing (seleno)protein — protein sequence MKPLLLSLILTSAPVLPAIAQDWAIDGLDAVGFLESGRPVPGRGDISTLWKGQVWHFATEENRSRFEADPRSFAPAFGGLCPVALAEGRRVAGDPRHVLIIGNRLYLVGSGKAARKLQQAPRDILARAQERWER from the coding sequence ATGAAACCGCTGCTTCTTTCGCTGATCCTGACCTCGGCCCCCGTCCTGCCGGCGATCGCCCAGGACTGGGCCATCGACGGGCTGGACGCGGTGGGCTTTCTGGAAAGCGGCCGCCCGGTCCCCGGACGGGGCGACATTTCGACGCTGTGGAAAGGCCAGGTCTGGCATTTCGCGACCGAGGAGAACCGCAGCCGGTTCGAAGCCGATCCGCGCAGCTTTGCCCCGGCCTTCGGCGGTCTCTGCCCCGTCGCCTTGGCCGAAGGACGGCGGGTGGCGGGCGATCCGCGTCATGTCCTGATCATCGGCAACAGACTATATCTGGTGGGATCCGGCAAGGCAGCCCGCAAGTTGCAGCAGGCCCCGCGCGACATTCTGGCGCGCGCCCAGGAACGCTGGGAACGGTGA
- a CDS encoding CoA-binding protein has product MEVDFKDDEDIARIARGVKVIAVVGLSPNEARPSWGVARYLQANGYRVIPVNPGPAGGKILGETVYARLSDIPTTIPVQMVDIFRRSEAVGPIVDEALAHLPHLNSIWLQLGIRNDAAASRAEARGITVIQDRCPKIEFPRHL; this is encoded by the coding sequence ATGGAAGTCGATTTCAAGGACGACGAAGATATCGCCCGGATTGCCCGTGGCGTGAAGGTCATTGCGGTTGTGGGCCTGTCGCCGAACGAGGCGCGGCCCAGCTGGGGCGTGGCGCGGTATCTGCAAGCGAACGGCTATCGCGTTATTCCCGTCAATCCCGGCCCGGCGGGCGGCAAGATTCTGGGAGAGACCGTCTATGCCCGCCTGTCGGACATTCCGACGACGATTCCCGTGCAGATGGTTGACATCTTCCGCAGATCCGAAGCCGTCGGTCCCATCGTGGATGAAGCCCTGGCACATCTTCCCCACCTGAATTCGATCTGGCTGCAACTGGGCATCCGCAACGACGCGGCGGCGTCGCGGGCCGAGGCGCGGGGCATCACCGTGATCCAGGACCGCTGCCCCAAGATCGAATTCCCGCGCCACCTGTAA
- a CDS encoding OmpA family protein, producing MRRMINNTTAIAACLSLLLPPMAQAQGAPAEGEQPPPPPVQEQQAEPAAPEAEAEAAPAEPAAPEPAAETAAETPAEATAEPEAPAPESPAAEPEAEAAAEPEAPAPEPAADATPAPQEAEAQAEPAESPAQAEAPADAEGKSQRAEERAERQAEQEQSTADAQAERPAEAPRQQDEQPPATAGDARQQDQERPAPAAREQQADRPEPAPTEPAPTEPVPTEAGESADPLSDADASQAEQSAPKGEAAEAEPGQAQTDTPATPDQNDLGDALAREQAVPEAAAEGQPPAADPSAPPSESAPEADAPATEGAQQAAEETGAATAAALDDDQQGEVAEQQITKENSRSSSEDFATSLRDALAPQQAQTAERGDDDDDNDLAKALLLGLGAVAVGSYLNNNRQVALSAPDRVVVTRADGSQEVIKDEVALLRQPGSTVATENFDDGSSRTVVSRADGSRVVTIRDADLRVLRRTLVSADGTQTRLIDDTAGVEPVDVSTLPAPAPATATGVSQDEAALRAALRREVDIDRRFSLGQIRSIPQVRALVPPVTIDAITFDTGSAAISPDQVRQLSALGNVIQDAIAKNPQEVFLIEGHTDTVGPDAANLALSDRRAESVALALSEYFQVAPENLVVQGYGEQFLQIRREGDVRENRRAAVRRITDLLQTAQGQ from the coding sequence ATGCGCCGCATGATCAACAACACGACCGCCATCGCGGCCTGCCTGTCGCTGCTGCTGCCGCCCATGGCCCAGGCCCAAGGCGCGCCTGCGGAAGGTGAACAGCCGCCCCCGCCGCCTGTCCAGGAACAGCAGGCCGAGCCGGCAGCCCCCGAGGCCGAGGCCGAGGCAGCGCCGGCGGAACCCGCCGCCCCGGAACCGGCAGCCGAGACCGCGGCCGAGACTCCAGCCGAGGCAACAGCCGAACCCGAAGCCCCGGCACCCGAATCACCCGCTGCGGAACCGGAAGCCGAGGCAGCAGCCGAACCCGAAGCCCCGGCGCCTGAACCTGCGGCCGACGCAACCCCCGCGCCGCAGGAGGCCGAGGCGCAGGCTGAACCCGCAGAAAGTCCGGCGCAGGCCGAGGCCCCGGCGGATGCCGAAGGCAAGTCGCAGCGGGCCGAGGAGCGCGCCGAACGCCAGGCGGAACAAGAGCAATCCACCGCCGATGCCCAGGCCGAACGCCCGGCCGAAGCCCCCCGTCAGCAGGATGAGCAACCCCCGGCCACGGCCGGGGACGCGCGTCAGCAGGACCAGGAACGGCCCGCCCCGGCCGCCCGCGAACAGCAGGCCGACCGTCCCGAACCCGCCCCCACCGAACCCGCCCCCACCGAACCCGTCCCCACCGAGGCCGGGGAAAGCGCCGATCCCCTGAGCGACGCCGACGCCTCGCAGGCCGAACAGTCCGCCCCCAAGGGCGAGGCGGCCGAAGCGGAACCGGGGCAGGCGCAGACGGACACCCCTGCGACGCCGGATCAGAATGACCTGGGCGACGCCCTGGCCCGCGAACAGGCGGTCCCCGAAGCCGCCGCCGAAGGCCAGCCCCCTGCGGCCGACCCATCCGCCCCGCCGTCCGAAAGCGCGCCCGAGGCCGATGCCCCCGCCACCGAAGGCGCCCAGCAGGCCGCCGAGGAGACTGGCGCGGCGACGGCAGCCGCTCTTGACGACGATCAGCAGGGCGAGGTCGCCGAACAGCAGATCACCAAGGAGAACAGCCGTTCCTCGTCCGAGGATTTCGCGACCAGCCTGCGCGATGCCCTGGCGCCGCAGCAGGCGCAGACGGCCGAACGCGGCGATGATGACGACGACAACGACCTGGCCAAGGCGCTGCTGCTGGGCCTGGGTGCCGTCGCGGTGGGATCCTATCTCAACAACAACCGCCAGGTGGCGCTGTCGGCGCCTGACCGGGTCGTCGTGACCCGCGCCGATGGCAGCCAGGAGGTGATCAAGGACGAGGTGGCCCTGCTGCGCCAGCCCGGATCGACCGTCGCGACCGAGAATTTCGACGACGGGTCGTCGCGCACGGTGGTGTCCCGCGCCGATGGAAGCCGCGTCGTCACCATCCGCGACGCCGATCTGCGGGTGCTGCGCCGCACGCTGGTCTCGGCCGACGGCACGCAGACCCGCCTGATCGACGACACCGCAGGGGTGGAACCGGTCGATGTCTCGACCCTGCCCGCGCCTGCACCCGCGACCGCCACCGGCGTGTCCCAGGACGAGGCTGCCCTGCGTGCGGCCTTGCGGCGCGAGGTGGATATCGACCGCCGGTTCAGCTTGGGGCAGATCCGGTCCATCCCGCAGGTCCGCGCCCTGGTCCCGCCGGTGACGATCGACGCGATCACCTTCGACACGGGGTCTGCGGCGATCTCGCCCGACCAGGTCCGGCAGCTGTCCGCCCTGGGCAACGTGATCCAGGACGCGATCGCGAAGAACCCCCAAGAGGTGTTCCTGATCGAGGGCCATACCGATACGGTCGGCCCCGACGCGGCGAACCTTGCCCTGTCGGACCGCCGCGCGGAATCGGTGGCCCTGGCGCTGTCGGAATATTTCCAGGTGGCGCCGGAAAACCTGGTCGTGCAGGGCTATGGCGAACAGTTCCTGCAAATCCGCCGGGAGGGCGATGTGCGCGAAAACCGTCGCGCGGCGGTCAGGCGGATCACCGACCTGCTGCAAACCGCGCAGGGGCAATAA
- a CDS encoding IS481 family transposase, with protein MGQVRHGSATTTHAVRAAIQRSQASLATLSRELGINPKTVAKWRKRATVDDLKTGPKEPRSTVLTEAEEAAIVAFRLHTLLPLDDCLYALQPSIPHLTRSALHRCLQRHGISRLPDVEGDKPKRSKFKRYPIGFFHIDIAEVQTAEGKLYLFVGIDRTSKFAVTQLVDKADRKTAWEFLQHMLEAVPYQVHTILTDNGIQFAEQPRNRNTIYSRPMRFDMICEANGIEHRLTKPNHPWTNGQVERMNRTIKDATVKRFHYTSHDELRTHLADFMAAYNFARRLKTLGGLTPYEYICKIWTSEPDRFILNPIHQMPGLNT; from the coding sequence ATGGGCCAGGTTCGTCACGGGAGCGCCACGACCACGCACGCCGTCAGAGCTGCAATACAACGATCGCAAGCTTCGCTCGCGACGCTGAGCCGGGAGCTCGGCATTAACCCCAAGACAGTGGCGAAGTGGCGCAAGCGAGCGACGGTCGATGATCTCAAGACAGGGCCGAAGGAGCCACGCTCCACGGTTTTGACAGAAGCCGAGGAGGCGGCCATCGTCGCGTTCAGGCTGCACACGCTTTTGCCGCTGGACGACTGCCTCTATGCCCTGCAGCCATCAATTCCACACCTGACACGCTCAGCGCTGCATCGGTGCCTTCAGCGCCACGGCATCTCTCGACTGCCCGACGTGGAAGGCGACAAGCCGAAACGGTCGAAGTTCAAGCGCTACCCTATCGGCTTCTTTCATATCGACATCGCCGAGGTGCAGACTGCTGAAGGCAAGCTTTACCTGTTCGTCGGCATTGACCGCACGAGCAAGTTTGCCGTGACCCAGCTCGTCGACAAGGCGGACAGGAAGACAGCTTGGGAGTTCCTGCAGCACATGCTCGAAGCCGTGCCCTATCAGGTCCATACCATCCTCACCGACAACGGTATTCAGTTCGCCGAGCAGCCTCGGAACCGGAACACCATCTATTCCAGACCTATGCGCTTTGACATGATCTGCGAGGCCAACGGCATTGAGCACCGCCTGACGAAGCCCAACCACCCGTGGACCAACGGTCAGGTCGAGCGGATGAACCGCACGATCAAGGACGCCACCGTCAAACGCTTTCACTACACCAGCCACGACGAGCTCCGCACGCATCTCGCCGACTTCATGGCAGCCTACAACTTCGCGCGTAGGCTCAAGACCCTCGGCGGCCTCACGCCCTACGAATACATCTGCAAGATCTGGACATCAGAGCCAGACAGATTCATCCTAAACCCGATCCACCAGATGCCGGGACTGAACACCTAG